TGGCTCAAACTGGAAGCAACCAATGGTTAACTAACGCgggtcatgtattttttcttcaatgtcgctaccttcatatacCGCACGAATCACCAAAGTAAGCATTTTATTTagcattatattttgtttattttttagtcTCCTGCCGGTTTCaccgcggggggggggggggggggggggggctgtagctttcctctgcgtccgtcagtccgtctgtctgtccgtccgttcttttatctctgattaaagtataacatctcgtttatacaataatagttttgaaatagatgtatgcgtcgaagttttcatataataatacaaaccggtaggagacgtgtattgcttatgcaatactctcagaatgcttgttgtttttgtttttgtttttttgttttttttgggggggggaggttGTTGAGTGACTTACAGTTTGAACCAGTAACCATTTTACAATGGTCTAGCAGTGTTACGGCGACTTTGTTCAGGCCTCAGGATCATGAAACAATTTCAGACttgagtaaaaatttcagtcagTCATAAAATGATTATTAATGATCGTATGACGATTGAAATTTGTAATGAACAATGTTATTtcaagacattttttaaaaagcatttcaattttgtcaatGTTTTCAATCAAGAGACTCTAAGACTGCTTCATGATCCTAGAGCCTGGAAGTCTGTAGCTAGAACTTGTAAAACCAGAGACAATTGATTCCTCTtctaagatttttaaaatgtccTGTAGATGTTTTATCTTCTTGTGTCTCAATGGGTCCACGGAACCTGGAGGAGAGGTGGGTAGATCAACCGCCAGAATGTACGTACGTGCGCATTAAATAAACAGAGGCCTCTGGGCCATAGTGGTCACATGAAAACTCTCAATGTATGAAAGATAGTCATTATTAATATTTGCATTAAATCTAATAAGTTGGTATCAAATCCTAAGgtgatatatatttgatattgatAATTGAAATCTAGTATCATATAACAACAAAAGTCTCTTATTTtccattcaatattttattataaggaATATCTTAAATATACTTTATATATGACTTTATCGTATCAAAATATCACGGTTTGTTTACAATTATGGCCCTTTGATAAACCAATACAGCAGTTATTGCGAAAAATATTAGTTTACAGTCAGACACGTTTACTTATATATACACAATCATTGTCATCGAACTATGTTTGTACAATAGTGTTTCAAAAACATAAAGTAGGAATTATGCAGTCAtgtaattatatgtacatgtaaaacaagaTACGCAAGTGGTACAACATCTAGGTCGTCAATGGACGAGAGTCACGTGATAGCAGATTATAAATGTGGTTACCTTGGAATCATTGGTTGAATATTATTGCACATAAAAACACCCTCTCGCTAAACACTAACTTTCGTAAGCTTATCAATGGTAACAAATTAAAGTTTCTATCACAACGGAACCAAGTATGAATAATGAATTTCAAGATGGCTGTACAGCACGTTTTACAGAGAACGAGCAGTTTTACAAGTTTCATTAACCGGCATATGTCACAAAGAATAGCGTTCCTGTAtctgaataaatttattaaccTTGCGTTTTGAAGCAATTGTTTGTTGTTGGTTTATTTTAAAGAGTTGTTTGTAGATTATATGGTATACCTCAGTAAAACGTGAACATACAAATATTAACGACCTCAAAACATCATCATGGGAACAATGTAAATATACCATTTCTTTTCACGCTAATAATTTACCTAAATCATGACCATGATAAAATTCAAAGCTGCACTATAGGAATCTtaacatggtacatgtatattcaaaagAATTATCACATAAAGCAACCTTGTTCTGGCAATCCGACGTTATCCGACGGGGGATCTAAATAGCACTGACACTTTGACAGTAAAAgtgttcaaaaaataaaaaacaattcagCATTCTCCATATATGATAGAATCTCAATATTAAGTCATTGCATAGCCCCTGGAATTCCGTTTAAATCGCCAGGTCAACTTCTCCCATATAGTTTGTTTATTGTTTCTTAGTTGTTTGGGTTGACTCTTTCTGAATAATTCCGCGTTCACATCAAAATCGTCCCCCGTTTCGTGTCCACTATCAGCGCTTCCGTTGCTGCCATTCTCGTTGTAACGACTTCTGAGAAAGTCCTCGTATGATCCAGTGCTTACCTGCTGAAGCGGAAGTCGGTCTTTCCCGCGCTTCATGTAGCGCCCCATAGCGGTAGTACTTTTCACTGTTCTATCATCATAACCAATTTTACAATCAGTATAACTAAAGTCACGAATTGTTCTCCGTCCCATATCTTCTTCAGGGACTTTATTCAGACTGGAGGATTTCACTTGAGTTGGTTTGGATTTCGAATGACCGTCTTTCTTTTTCCCGGGATGCGACACCGGACGATTTGGCGGGTTTTTCCGCTTATATTTGATCTTGTTCCTCCACGTGTACGTGTGGTCTGAGAAATAATCCTCGTCCTCACTGTCGTGTAAATATTTGGAGAAGTCGTCCCCTTCCATCTCTCGTTCCGTTGGTGGCCGCAGTGCATTCGAGTTGAGTGATGGCGGATAGACTTTTTTCGCCGTTTCGTCGTCATCATAGTCGGGTTCGGGCTCGTAGTCCGGGGCGGGGTATTCCTCCTCAGCCTCTAGTTTTGGCGAGGCTAGAACTGGGGGAGGGGGCGCCGGTCTTTTCTTGTGTGTGGGTTTGGTATCAATTACTGAAATCTCGTCTATCATTTCAACGTCACCGGATTCAGTCTGTTGAGATAAAATATCGTCTACGTTTTCCCCGAACAGAGGGTTTTTGCTAGTTTTCTCGAAATCTAGCATTGAATCGTTTTCAGCAGCGATGGTGGGTGTTTCTTCCGGTTCATACACTGGATTGTCGGAGCCGAATCGTGGGAAGAACTCATTCTCTGGGGGCGTGTCTATGATATCCGATGATTGATGGATTGTGATGGGTGTGTCCTTATCACCAATTATCATGTACTTCTTTGGTTCTTCAACAAGTTCATCCTTGTCATTTAGTTTCTGGAAGTCCGTTTTATTTTCATCCTTACTTTTGTGGTTAGATAGTATCAAGGACTTGGGCTGGTAGTTGCCGATCTTAGGGAGGGCGAATGACCGGCCCGGGGGCTGGGGGGCGGGACGGCTCTTGTTAAAGTTAAGACGGGCTTTCTCCTCAAACTTCTTGATCTGTGTCCGGACTTTCTGCTCTTTCTGCTCCCCCTCCCCAGGAAATACGTCCATCACATGGGTCCGTTTGTCTTTTCTGTCCATCATGATCTGAAAGCATCGAAAAGTTAGTTTTAGTATTGAACACCCAAATTACACCAACAGAATTCTGACCAGGAACACTGCGCAAGGGGCAGAGTGTGTGTCAATTTTTGTGTAAGGGGCTTAGCTAATACAATGGCGAGTGTGTTCTATTTAACAAAAGCTGTCCGTTGATCCAcggttatgtttttaaatgtgggaattaaataaaaacacaatgtATTATTACGACTGGTTGCACTAGACGCTATACATAATTCTACAAGTGTAAACTGTTTAAAGCGCCAGTATTCCCAGAGTCGTGGTATATAGCAGTACGTTTTTGTT
This portion of the Magallana gigas chromosome 7, xbMagGiga1.1, whole genome shotgun sequence genome encodes:
- the LOC105335252 gene encoding uncharacterized protein; the protein is MMDRKDKRTHVMDVFPGEGEQKEQKVRTQIKKFEEKARLNFNKSRPAPQPPGRSFALPKIGNYQPKSLILSNHKSKDENKTDFQKLNDKDELVEEPKKYMIIGDKDTPITIHQSSDIIDTPPENEFFPRFGSDNPVYEPEETPTIAAENDSMLDFEKTSKNPLFGENVDDILSQQTESGDVEMIDEISVIDTKPTHKKRPAPPPPVLASPKLEAEEEYPAPDYEPEPDYDDDETAKKVYPPSLNSNALRPPTEREMEGDDFSKYLHDSEDEDYFSDHTYTWRNKIKYKRKNPPNRPVSHPGKKKDGHSKSKPTQVKSSSLNKVPEEDMGRRTIRDFSYTDCKIGYDDRTVKSTTAMGRYMKRGKDRLPLQQVSTGSYEDFLRSRYNENGSNGSADSGHETGDDFDVNAELFRKSQPKQLRNNKQTIWEKLTWRFKRNSRGYAMT